One genomic region from Proteus vulgaris encodes:
- a CDS encoding MarR family winged helix-turn-helix transcriptional regulator: MAKESVTTQDLLKGLSDFLHLKDERTDSSHKKVLEENGLDNYSLTELHVIHCIGEESMRNLTTISEYMSMTRGAVSKICSRLQKKGAIEKIKLADNQKEIFFILTAEGERLFHAHEVLHQQSQAKWSALFEQYDQQEKQAIKRFFTDVVDSFRRP; the protein is encoded by the coding sequence ATGGCAAAAGAGAGTGTAACAACACAAGATTTACTAAAAGGGTTAAGTGATTTTTTGCATCTTAAAGATGAGCGCACAGATAGCAGCCATAAAAAAGTATTAGAAGAGAATGGGTTAGATAATTATTCACTTACTGAACTGCATGTGATCCATTGTATTGGTGAAGAGAGTATGAGAAATCTCACAACCATCAGTGAATATATGTCTATGACACGAGGGGCTGTCTCAAAAATTTGTAGTCGTCTACAAAAGAAAGGAGCTATTGAAAAAATAAAGTTAGCAGATAATCAAAAAGAAATATTTTTTATCTTAACTGCTGAGGGAGAGCGTCTTTTTCATGCTCATGAGGTGTTACATCAACAATCTCAAGCCAAATGGTCTGCGCTATTTGAGCAATATGATCAGCAAGAAAAGCAGGCGATTAAACGCTTTTTTACCGATGTTGTGGATAGTTTTCGTCGGCCGTAA
- a CDS encoding M48 family metallopeptidase produces MKIKLLATVMVSAALLSGCQNMNTDMLTKSGTQLFQAATLSDDDIKALTNDACKEMDAQNKVAPANSNYTKRLNNIAKALGNEVNGTPVNYKVYMDKEVNAWAMANGCVRVYSGLMDLMTDNEVEGVLGHEMGHVALGHTRKAIQVAHATVAARTAAASAGGVAAQLSSSQLAEMGQKLINAQFSQHQESEADNFSYDLLKKRGVNTAGLVTAFDKLAKLGGGESSMFSSHPPSKERADNMRNRIAEDKK; encoded by the coding sequence ATGAAAATTAAATTACTTGCTACGGTGATGGTATCAGCAGCGCTACTTTCTGGTTGCCAAAACATGAATACGGATATGCTGACCAAATCAGGAACTCAACTTTTCCAAGCAGCGACATTAAGTGATGACGATATCAAAGCGTTAACGAATGATGCTTGTAAAGAAATGGATGCACAAAATAAAGTTGCTCCTGCAAATAGCAACTACACCAAACGCTTAAATAACATCGCTAAAGCATTAGGTAATGAAGTTAATGGTACACCTGTAAACTATAAAGTTTATATGGATAAAGAAGTGAATGCATGGGCAATGGCTAACGGTTGTGTGCGTGTTTACAGTGGCTTAATGGATCTGATGACAGATAACGAAGTAGAAGGCGTTTTAGGTCATGAAATGGGTCACGTTGCCTTAGGTCATACTCGTAAAGCAATCCAAGTTGCTCACGCAACAGTTGCTGCACGTACAGCAGCGGCATCAGCAGGTGGTGTAGCGGCACAATTAAGTAGCTCTCAATTAGCAGAAATGGGTCAAAAATTAATTAACGCCCAGTTCTCTCAACATCAAGAATCAGAAGCTGATAATTTCTCTTACGATCTGCTGAAAAAACGCGGTGTGAATACTGCCGGTTTAGTCACAGCTTTTGATAAGCTCGCTAAATTAGGTGGCGGAGAATCAAGTATGTTCTCTTCTCACCCACCATCAAAAGAGCGTGCGGATAACATGCGTAATCGCATCGCTGAAGATAAGAAATAA